A portion of the Paenibacillus marchantiae genome contains these proteins:
- a CDS encoding class I SAM-dependent methyltransferase — protein sequence MSEAIISDLIKYMDVEDNAAIQYIQTEHRMKLGLFWGIREGSRVLEIGCGQGDTTAVLAHLVGEHGYVHGVDIAPEDYGAPLTVGEAAAKLRKSPLGDRIRMDYDFDILSDQAQFGENEFDVIVLSHCSWYLKSFDELAQILSKVRKWGHQLCFAEWDARVTDVSQLSHWLSVLIQSQVECYKENSFSNVRTLFTPEDIQELVSAAGWTIKEEISIHSPELQDGRWETEMTLAEAPMELQMLPIPNKVKSLLLSELKLLRTHHVSRPGSPLGTYAIVAKKQ from the coding sequence ATGAGTGAGGCTATCATCAGTGACCTTATTAAGTATATGGACGTGGAGGACAATGCCGCCATTCAATACATTCAGACCGAGCATCGGATGAAACTGGGACTCTTTTGGGGGATCCGGGAAGGCAGCCGCGTTCTGGAAATCGGTTGTGGTCAGGGAGATACAACGGCCGTGCTTGCACATCTGGTGGGGGAGCACGGGTATGTTCATGGTGTAGACATTGCACCAGAGGATTATGGTGCACCACTGACCGTAGGTGAAGCGGCAGCCAAACTGCGGAAATCTCCGCTGGGTGACCGAATTCGAATGGATTATGATTTTGACATTCTAAGTGATCAGGCCCAATTCGGCGAAAATGAGTTTGATGTGATTGTACTTTCCCATTGTTCTTGGTACTTGAAATCATTTGACGAACTCGCCCAGATTCTTAGCAAGGTTAGGAAGTGGGGGCATCAGTTATGTTTCGCCGAATGGGATGCACGAGTTACAGATGTGAGCCAGCTCTCACATTGGTTATCCGTTCTGATTCAGTCCCAGGTCGAATGTTACAAGGAGAACAGCTTCTCCAATGTGCGCACGCTTTTTACACCGGAGGATATTCAAGAGCTTGTCTCTGCGGCGGGCTGGACGATTAAGGAAGAGATTTCGATCCATTCTCCCGAGCTGCAGGACGGTCGCTGGGAAACCGAAATGACACTGGCAGAAGCGCCTATGGAACTGCAGATGCTTCCGATTCCGAATAAGGTAAAATCACTTCTTCTTTCCGAATTGAAATTACTTAGGACTCATCATGTCTCGAGGCCTGGGAGTCCACTGGGAACGTATGCGATTGTTGCCAAAAAGCAGTAA
- a CDS encoding glycosyltransferase family 2 protein, translating to MAQKCRYSIIIPMYNEEAVIEETYRRLKKVMGSTGESYELLFVNDGSVDQSAQMIRDYARWDESVKLIDFARNFGHQIAITAGMDYAAGDAVVIIDADLQDPPELILDMIAKWKEGYEVVYARRTRRSGETRFKKWSASLFYRVLRASTDTDIPVDTGDFRLIDRKVCDEMKRLPEKNRFVRGLVSWVGFRQTAIEYERDERLAGETKYPLKRMLKLSLDGITSFSHKPLKLAGYVGAVLSIGGFIYMLSVIASAIFTDSTIKGWPSMVSIMLIFNGFILIMLGILGEYVGRIYDETKARPLYIVRDVYQVESQSSQSRLTGRVAHHD from the coding sequence ATGGCTCAAAAGTGCCGTTACAGCATTATCATTCCGATGTATAACGAAGAAGCGGTGATTGAGGAGACTTATCGGCGTCTGAAAAAAGTGATGGGCAGTACGGGAGAAAGCTACGAGCTGCTGTTTGTCAATGACGGTAGCGTGGACCAAAGTGCACAGATGATTCGTGACTACGCCCGTTGGGACGAGAGTGTGAAGCTGATTGATTTTGCACGCAACTTCGGTCACCAGATCGCGATTACAGCAGGGATGGATTATGCAGCAGGCGATGCGGTCGTCATTATTGATGCGGATCTTCAGGACCCTCCCGAGCTGATATTGGACATGATCGCCAAGTGGAAAGAGGGCTATGAGGTTGTCTATGCCCGTCGGACCAGACGAAGCGGGGAGACCCGCTTCAAGAAATGGTCGGCAAGCCTGTTCTACCGCGTACTGCGTGCGTCGACGGATACGGATATTCCAGTGGATACCGGCGATTTTCGTCTGATTGATCGCAAGGTATGTGATGAGATGAAACGTCTTCCGGAAAAAAATCGATTTGTTCGCGGACTGGTCAGTTGGGTGGGGTTCCGTCAGACGGCCATTGAGTACGAACGGGATGAACGTTTAGCAGGGGAGACCAAATACCCGCTGAAACGCATGTTGAAGCTGAGTCTGGACGGCATTACCTCATTCTCACACAAACCACTCAAGCTGGCAGGTTACGTAGGAGCTGTTCTATCCATCGGCGGTTTCATCTATATGCTAAGTGTCATCGCTTCAGCGATATTTACAGATTCAACGATCAAAGGATGGCCTTCAATGGTCAGCATCATGCTGATCTTTAACGGCTTCATTCTGATCATGCTGGGCATTCTTGGCGAGTATGTTGGCCGAATCTATGATGAAACGAAGGCGCGCCCGCTATATATCGTAAGAGATGTGTATCAGGTGGAAAGTCAGTCGAGTCAGTCACGGTTAACGGGCAGAGTTGCTCATCATGACTAA
- the galU gene encoding UTP--glucose-1-phosphate uridylyltransferase GalU, whose protein sequence is MRIKKAVIPAAGLGTRFLPATKAQPKEMLPIVDKPAIQYIVEEAVQSGIENIIIVTGRNKKSIEDHFDKSVELEHSLYAKGKQALLEEVQAISEMASIHFIRQKEPLGLGHAIGCARQFVGDDPFAVLLGDDIMVSDPPALAQMIHLYEKTGSQIVGVRQVQDADVSKYGIIDSQGAEDRVHRITNLVEKPSMAEAPSRTAVMGRYILKPSIFPILDQIERGAGGEYQLTDALKEVSQVEELLALELEGRRYDIGDQFGYIQAILEIGLMRKELQPMLTPYLQKLATQWG, encoded by the coding sequence ATGAGAATTAAAAAAGCAGTCATTCCGGCAGCGGGGCTTGGCACCCGATTTTTGCCAGCAACCAAGGCTCAACCCAAAGAAATGCTGCCGATAGTGGACAAACCAGCCATCCAATACATTGTGGAAGAAGCGGTACAATCGGGCATTGAAAATATCATTATCGTAACCGGTCGCAATAAAAAATCGATCGAGGATCATTTTGACAAATCGGTTGAATTGGAGCATTCCCTGTATGCCAAAGGCAAGCAAGCTCTATTGGAAGAAGTGCAAGCGATCAGCGAAATGGCGAGTATTCATTTTATCCGTCAAAAAGAACCGCTTGGATTGGGCCATGCGATTGGGTGTGCTCGTCAGTTTGTGGGAGATGATCCGTTCGCCGTACTGCTTGGAGATGATATTATGGTGTCTGATCCTCCGGCGCTCGCACAGATGATTCATTTATATGAAAAGACAGGCAGCCAGATTGTCGGTGTACGGCAAGTGCAGGATGCTGACGTGAGTAAATACGGAATTATCGATTCACAGGGCGCAGAGGATCGGGTTCACCGAATTACCAATCTGGTAGAAAAACCTTCAATGGCAGAAGCACCCTCCCGAACAGCCGTGATGGGACGATACATTCTGAAACCTTCCATCTTTCCAATTCTCGATCAAATCGAGAGAGGGGCTGGAGGGGAATATCAGCTAACGGATGCGCTGAAAGAAGTAAGCCAGGTGGAAGAGCTGCTGGCCCTTGAGCTGGAGGGGCGTCGCTACGATATTGGTGATCAGTTTGGATATATTCAGGCGATCTTGGAGATCGGACTGATGCGTAAGGAATTACAGCCCATGCTGACACCATATCTTCAGAAGCTTGCAACGCAGTGGGGATAG
- a CDS encoding ArnT family glycosyltransferase produces MNNAKRRIDLVLLPIVLLAAFLNGYGIWNDQYANSYYTTAVGSMLRNFHNFFYASLDSAGSVTVDKPPVVFWIQTAFAYVFGLHGWSVILPQALAGIGSVLLIYFMVKPTFGLAAARISALAMATVPVVAAVSRTNNIDSMLVFTLLLGSWFLFKGSKQGSTWRILVAFALIGLAFNMKMLQAYMILPAFYLFYLLAFNAKWRRKIILLIGSTAVLAVVSLSWAVTVDSIPTDERPYIGSSETNSVLELAFGYNGLSRLTGQQNRSANAGMPNASDEGKVRGNATSQTSASDQSGSGSAPTVNAPGNGEMGGMNGMTFPGGQMPNGGEMPNGRNFGGGNGGGGGMGGMFGTGEKGPLRLFQTELSGQASWLLPMVLLGCIAIFAGLRRRNITDKHKEALFWLVWLLPVAAFFSVAGFFHQYYLIMLAPPVAALTGAGFAAMWTAYRERNGWQAWLLPISVLLTTIFGWYIMQVYNETIGAAWSISELIAGILITVILIVMLNRSHPWKKGLIIAGFMVMLIGPTYWAFTPITYGGNSMIPAAGPTGSNGMFGGMGMAMGDRQGDRIGGDMVLPNASNDTDTDQAFPSSDEADPNNAGMGTPPNSEGNMNGGGGMPTTGGRGGAGNRNEEVDTTTLNYLREHNTGETYLFATTDYNQAAPYIIDENEAVITLGGFSGSDPVYTTEKLEQLVKSGQVKYFMVGGMGGRGGSSDIGDWIKEHGTEIPTSEWKTGTDSGSGFGGQTTLYEVKL; encoded by the coding sequence TTGAATAACGCCAAACGAAGGATTGACCTTGTCCTTCTGCCGATTGTTTTACTGGCGGCATTTCTGAACGGGTATGGCATCTGGAACGACCAATATGCCAATTCCTATTATACGACCGCCGTCGGGAGCATGCTGAGAAATTTCCATAACTTTTTCTACGCATCGCTTGACTCGGCTGGTTCGGTAACCGTAGACAAACCACCGGTTGTCTTCTGGATTCAAACCGCTTTTGCTTACGTATTTGGATTACATGGATGGAGTGTTATTTTACCGCAAGCGTTAGCGGGGATCGGTTCGGTGCTGCTGATATATTTCATGGTCAAGCCTACATTTGGTCTTGCCGCGGCGCGAATCTCGGCACTTGCGATGGCGACTGTTCCTGTTGTGGCAGCGGTCAGTCGTACCAACAATATTGACAGCATGTTGGTATTCACGTTGCTGCTGGGTTCATGGTTTTTGTTCAAGGGAAGCAAGCAAGGTAGTACGTGGCGCATCCTGGTTGCCTTTGCACTCATTGGACTTGCTTTTAATATGAAAATGCTGCAAGCCTACATGATTCTTCCGGCTTTCTACTTGTTCTATCTGCTTGCATTCAATGCAAAGTGGAGAAGAAAAATCATCCTGCTGATCGGAAGTACGGCAGTGCTGGCAGTTGTTTCCTTATCCTGGGCAGTTACCGTGGATTCTATACCGACAGATGAACGGCCTTATATCGGCAGCAGTGAAACCAATTCGGTGCTGGAGCTGGCTTTTGGATATAACGGCTTATCCCGTCTCACGGGACAACAGAACAGATCAGCGAATGCAGGCATGCCAAACGCCTCTGATGAAGGCAAGGTCCGTGGCAACGCAACTTCCCAGACATCAGCATCCGATCAGTCGGGCAGCGGCTCGGCTCCAACAGTCAATGCACCGGGAAATGGTGAAATGGGTGGCATGAACGGAATGACTTTCCCGGGCGGTCAGATGCCAAACGGTGGCGAGATGCCTAATGGAAGGAATTTCGGAGGCGGTAATGGCGGCGGTGGAGGCATGGGTGGCATGTTTGGTACAGGGGAAAAAGGTCCTCTGCGCTTATTCCAGACCGAACTGTCCGGCCAGGCCAGTTGGCTTTTGCCGATGGTATTACTTGGCTGCATCGCGATTTTTGCAGGATTAAGACGGAGAAATATAACAGATAAGCACAAGGAAGCTTTGTTCTGGCTGGTCTGGCTGCTTCCGGTAGCTGCTTTCTTTAGTGTAGCTGGTTTTTTCCATCAATATTATCTGATTATGCTCGCACCTCCTGTAGCGGCATTAACCGGAGCAGGATTTGCAGCCATGTGGACGGCGTATCGTGAACGCAATGGCTGGCAAGCCTGGCTGCTTCCGATATCCGTACTGCTTACGACCATCTTCGGCTGGTACATCATGCAGGTGTATAACGAAACGATCGGGGCAGCTTGGTCCATAAGTGAATTGATCGCAGGCATTCTGATCACGGTTATTCTGATTGTGATGCTTAATCGTTCACACCCCTGGAAAAAGGGTTTGATTATCGCAGGCTTCATGGTCATGCTGATCGGTCCGACCTATTGGGCATTTACCCCTATCACATATGGAGGTAACAGCATGATTCCGGCAGCTGGACCTACAGGTTCCAATGGGATGTTCGGTGGAATGGGCATGGCGATGGGAGATAGACAAGGTGATCGCATTGGTGGCGATATGGTTCTGCCGAACGCATCAAATGACACCGACACCGATCAGGCTTTCCCATCATCCGATGAAGCTGACCCGAATAATGCGGGCATGGGAACACCTCCGAATTCAGAAGGAAACATGAATGGTGGAGGAGGAATGCCTACGACAGGTGGTCGAGGTGGAGCGGGAAACCGCAACGAAGAAGTGGACACCACAACACTGAATTATCTGAGAGAGCATAACACAGGTGAAACCTATCTCTTCGCAACGACGGACTATAACCAGGCAGCTCCATATATCATCGATGAGAATGAAGCAGTCATTACGCTTGGGGGGTTCTCGGGCTCAGATCCGGTGTATACCACGGAAAAACTGGAACAACTTGTGAAGAGTGGACAAGTGAAATACTTCATGGTAGGTGGCATGGGCGGCCGAGGTGGAAGTTCTGATATCGGTGACTGGATCAAGGAGCATGGTACCGAAATTCCAACGTCAGAGTGGAAGACAGGTACGGACAGCGGTTCCGGTTTCGGTGGTCAAACCACTTTATATGAAGTGAAATTATAA
- a CDS encoding response regulator transcription factor yields MKLSTGIKILLADDEPHILQFLELGLSNEGFDVRTAPDGAAALELALDFRPHMAILDVMMPEMDGFEVVERLRKSGAQVGVIMLTAKDEVENRVKGLWLGADDYMIKPFAFDELLARIQARLRNQFPLLIGAVTHGPFRIDDQRKEITYHDQILELSPTEYELLKFIVLNHGIVLSKATILNRVWGYDFGGEENIVEVYVRSLRDKLGDKEHKLIRTLRGVGYRVDL; encoded by the coding sequence ATGAAGCTAAGTACTGGCATTAAAATACTATTGGCAGATGATGAACCACATATTTTGCAATTTCTGGAGCTTGGGCTAAGCAACGAAGGATTTGACGTACGTACGGCCCCGGATGGAGCCGCTGCGCTTGAATTGGCACTAGACTTTCGTCCACATATGGCCATTCTGGATGTCATGATGCCCGAGATGGATGGGTTTGAGGTTGTTGAGCGTCTGCGCAAGAGCGGGGCTCAGGTCGGGGTGATCATGCTGACAGCCAAAGATGAAGTCGAGAATCGGGTAAAAGGCCTATGGCTTGGTGCTGACGATTATATGATTAAGCCTTTTGCGTTCGATGAACTGCTTGCACGGATTCAGGCAAGGCTGCGTAATCAGTTTCCTTTATTAATAGGGGCAGTGACTCATGGTCCATTCCGAATTGATGATCAACGCAAAGAGATTACCTATCACGATCAGATTCTGGAGTTATCTCCAACCGAATATGAACTATTAAAATTCATCGTGCTTAATCATGGCATTGTCCTGAGTAAAGCGACCATTCTGAACCGCGTGTGGGGATACGATTTTGGTGGAGAAGAGAATATTGTGGAGGTGTACGTCCGCTCCTTGCGTGACAAACTGGGGGATAAAGAACATAAGCTCATTCGTACACTTCGAGGTGTCGGATACAGGGTGGATCTCTAA
- a CDS encoding GtrA family protein: MTNRLVTIFKFGIVGVLNTAVDAMVFTLLAAAGAPALIAQVISYSCGVVNSYWWNGRWTFQDAGRQGKKNEIMRFVITNLVVLSLSSLILYICNSTLGWSVVMSKILATLSGMVINYIASRYWVFRAEPVQGSDPSSDANERSVS; encoded by the coding sequence ATGACTAATCGTTTGGTCACTATATTTAAGTTTGGAATTGTGGGTGTCCTGAATACGGCGGTGGATGCAATGGTATTCACGTTGCTCGCTGCCGCAGGCGCACCTGCTCTAATTGCTCAGGTGATCTCGTATAGCTGTGGGGTCGTGAACAGTTACTGGTGGAACGGCAGGTGGACCTTCCAGGATGCGGGAAGACAGGGCAAAAAAAACGAAATCATGCGTTTTGTAATCACCAATCTGGTGGTACTGTCTTTATCCTCCCTGATTTTGTATATCTGCAATAGCACATTAGGTTGGAGTGTTGTAATGAGTAAAATACTGGCAACTCTCTCAGGCATGGTTATAAACTATATTGCCAGTCGGTATTGGGTGTTCCGGGCAGAGCCCGTTCAAGGATCTGATCCTTCATCTGATGCTAATGAAAGGAGTGTTTCATGA
- a CDS encoding amidohydrolase/deacetylase family metallohydrolase produces the protein MDGQLVLRRVRLTSGEEVDVVINEGRIVKFAPGGTATGDRIWESPGAYISSGWIDMHVHAFPEFDPYGDDIDEIGVKQGVTTIVDAGSCGADRIGDLAISTHKAATRVFAFLNISCLGLLRTDELSNLDWIDRDKLLQATRAYSEFIVGLKARISGSVVGKSGLRPLYLAREFSQETGLPLMVHIGSAPPDIREVMPLLQGGDVVTHYLNGKNNNLFDDRGAPLDVLNDAIKRGVHLDVGHGTASFSFQVAEAAKKHGIDPDTISTDIYRGNRLNGPVYSMANLLSKFLALGYSLNETIDRVTVRAAEWLGRPQLGRIQAGDEANLTLFQVVDKPVTLVDSEGVNKIGSRQIEVKGVIVGDQFIEC, from the coding sequence ATGGACGGTCAGCTGGTATTGCGTCGAGTCCGTCTTACAAGTGGTGAAGAGGTGGATGTGGTTATCAATGAAGGCAGGATTGTGAAATTCGCTCCTGGTGGAACGGCAACCGGAGATCGGATATGGGAATCGCCTGGAGCTTACATATCCAGCGGATGGATCGACATGCATGTGCATGCTTTTCCAGAGTTTGATCCTTACGGGGACGACATTGATGAAATCGGTGTAAAACAGGGCGTTACTACGATTGTGGACGCAGGCAGCTGCGGTGCTGATCGAATTGGCGATCTGGCGATAAGCACTCATAAGGCGGCTACCCGGGTGTTTGCCTTTTTGAACATATCTTGCCTCGGCTTACTGCGTACTGACGAATTGTCGAATCTGGACTGGATTGATCGGGACAAGCTGTTACAGGCTACCCGGGCATATTCTGAATTCATCGTGGGATTAAAAGCAAGAATCAGTGGGAGTGTGGTTGGCAAAAGCGGACTGCGGCCGCTGTATTTGGCAAGAGAGTTTTCGCAGGAAACAGGCCTGCCGCTTATGGTTCACATTGGATCAGCCCCACCTGATATTCGTGAGGTCATGCCGCTCTTACAGGGTGGTGATGTGGTCACTCACTATTTGAATGGAAAAAACAATAATTTGTTCGATGATAGAGGCGCGCCGCTGGATGTATTGAACGATGCCATCAAGCGCGGTGTGCATTTGGATGTGGGACATGGGACTGCGAGTTTTTCATTTCAGGTTGCAGAAGCTGCCAAGAAGCATGGCATTGACCCGGATACGATCAGTACGGATATTTACAGGGGCAATCGTCTGAACGGTCCGGTCTACAGCATGGCTAATCTGTTAAGTAAGTTTCTGGCCCTTGGCTACTCGTTGAACGAGACGATAGATCGGGTGACCGTACGGGCAGCAGAGTGGCTGGGCAGACCGCAGCTGGGGAGGATTCAAGCAGGTGATGAAGCCAATTTGACTCTTTTCCAAGTAGTAGACAAGCCTGTAACGCTTGTGGACTCCGAGGGAGTAAATAAGATAGGCAGCCGTCAAATTGAAGTAAAAGGAGTGATTGTGGGTGACCAATTCATTGAATGTTAA
- the asd gene encoding aspartate-semialdehyde dehydrogenase: protein MSAKLKVGIVGGTGMVGQRFVDLLNEHPWFEVTAISASANSAGKTYEESVQGRWKLAAAIPEAVKNIVVQDASQVEAFASQVDFIFCAVDMKKNEIQALEEAYAKTGTPVVSNNSAHRWTADVPMVIPEINPGHLDVIEAQRKRLGTKTGFIAVKPNCSIQSYVPALHALREFNPTQVVASTYQAISGAGKNFTDWPEMLDNVIPYIGGEEEKSEQEPLRIWGSIQNNEIVKASSPLITTQCIRVPVTDGHLATVFVSFEKKPSKEEILDRWLQFKGRPQELGLPSAPKQFITYFEEENRPQTKLDRDIERGMGVSTGRLREDSLYDYKFVGLSHNTLRGAAGGAVLIAELLKAEGYIQPK from the coding sequence ATGTCAGCAAAATTGAAAGTCGGTATCGTCGGAGGAACGGGGATGGTAGGTCAGCGTTTTGTGGATCTGCTCAATGAACACCCATGGTTTGAAGTAACGGCTATTTCAGCAAGTGCTAACTCGGCAGGCAAAACATACGAAGAATCCGTACAAGGCAGATGGAAGCTCGCTGCTGCGATCCCGGAAGCAGTGAAAAACATCGTTGTGCAGGATGCTTCCCAAGTGGAAGCTTTTGCAAGCCAGGTTGATTTTATATTCTGTGCTGTAGATATGAAAAAGAATGAAATTCAAGCGCTCGAAGAGGCTTATGCCAAAACGGGAACTCCGGTTGTTTCCAACAACTCGGCTCACCGCTGGACAGCGGATGTACCCATGGTTATTCCGGAAATTAACCCAGGACATCTGGACGTGATTGAAGCTCAACGCAAACGTCTCGGAACCAAAACCGGATTCATCGCAGTTAAACCAAACTGCTCGATTCAGAGCTATGTACCTGCACTTCACGCGTTGCGCGAGTTCAATCCAACTCAAGTGGTGGCTTCCACATACCAAGCGATCTCAGGCGCAGGTAAAAACTTTACCGACTGGCCGGAAATGCTGGATAACGTGATTCCATACATCGGTGGCGAGGAAGAGAAAAGTGAACAGGAGCCGCTGCGCATCTGGGGAAGCATTCAAAATAATGAGATTGTAAAAGCGTCCTCACCATTAATTACAACACAATGTATCCGTGTACCGGTAACAGATGGTCACCTGGCGACAGTATTTGTATCCTTTGAGAAAAAACCATCCAAAGAAGAAATTCTGGACCGTTGGCTGCAATTCAAAGGTCGTCCGCAAGAACTGGGTCTGCCAAGCGCACCGAAACAGTTCATTACGTATTTTGAAGAAGAGAACAGACCACAAACGAAGCTGGATCGTGACATCGAGCGCGGTATGGGCGTTTCAACGGGCAGACTGCGCGAAGACTCCCTATATGATTACAAGTTTGTAGGACTGTCTCACAACACGCTGCGCGGAGCAGCAGGCGGTGCTGTTCTGATCGCTGAATTGCTCAAAGCTGAAGGATATATTCAGCCGAAATAA
- a CDS encoding sensor histidine kinase, with amino-acid sequence MTSLLKKDKHFWTWLHQWISPHSLRSQLLARSLFIMAALLLLIGILQFWIMESFLYRNQAKTMEEQLMSMPPVWLGSSSRSGATNNPFGGQSGSDPRGSGNRFLYIPDRSLALFDNQSGFEDIFGEDGLIAPRLTSVEYQNITDRINDKQHVPYRIVTDNQGNEQLIVFSSPGPRNRGLPMVQMGTATKPLKDLIVKQLLIFLMLSLLAMVAGLVLYAKALRRTLIPLSSMVDTVQRIDAGSLAERLPSVQGQQEVDQLALSFNGMLERLEDSFEAERESKEQMQRFLSDASHELRTPLTSIHGFIEVLKRGAASNSEQLYSALNSMYGESVRINKLVEDLLMLTKLDQAPQQEQEVIQLDSLLLEMQPQLIMMAQERQVHLDLTAEVHVMADAHKLKQVVLNLFHNAVQHTDSDRGTISISLYAAQHKAELTVKDNGSGIEPEHLPHIFERFYRTSSSRSRKQGGAGLGLAITRSIVESYGGKITVRSQLGAGTEFTILLPLVKSEALG; translated from the coding sequence ATGACCTCTTTATTAAAGAAAGATAAACATTTTTGGACATGGCTTCATCAATGGATATCGCCACATTCGCTCCGCTCTCAATTACTCGCGCGATCCCTGTTTATTATGGCTGCTCTGTTATTGTTAATTGGCATTCTTCAATTCTGGATTATGGAAAGCTTTCTGTATCGCAACCAGGCGAAAACCATGGAAGAGCAGCTCATGTCCATGCCTCCTGTGTGGCTCGGATCGTCTTCACGAAGTGGTGCGACGAACAATCCTTTTGGTGGGCAATCTGGATCAGATCCAAGAGGATCAGGCAATCGTTTCTTATACATTCCTGATCGTTCACTCGCCTTATTTGATAATCAAAGTGGCTTCGAGGACATTTTTGGTGAAGACGGTCTGATCGCTCCTCGCTTGACATCAGTTGAATATCAGAACATTACAGATCGGATCAACGATAAACAACATGTTCCGTACCGGATTGTAACGGATAACCAGGGCAATGAGCAGCTAATCGTCTTCTCCTCGCCTGGACCGCGTAATCGCGGCTTACCCATGGTGCAGATGGGCACTGCTACGAAACCGCTAAAAGATTTGATTGTGAAACAGCTTCTGATCTTCTTGATGTTATCCCTGCTGGCTATGGTGGCTGGACTCGTTCTATACGCCAAAGCACTTCGCCGGACACTGATTCCCTTGTCCAGTATGGTAGATACGGTGCAACGAATCGATGCAGGCAGCCTGGCCGAACGCCTTCCTTCTGTCCAGGGACAACAGGAAGTGGATCAGCTGGCGCTTTCATTTAACGGCATGCTCGAGAGGCTTGAAGACTCGTTTGAAGCAGAGCGGGAATCGAAAGAACAGATGCAGCGTTTTCTGTCTGATGCTTCCCATGAACTGCGTACCCCTCTTACCTCCATTCACGGATTTATTGAGGTGCTCAAGCGCGGCGCAGCTTCCAACAGCGAGCAATTATATAGCGCTTTGAACAGCATGTACGGTGAATCGGTGCGGATTAACAAACTTGTAGAGGATCTGCTGATGCTGACCAAGCTGGATCAGGCGCCTCAGCAGGAGCAGGAAGTCATCCAACTTGACAGTCTGCTGCTCGAAATGCAGCCACAGTTGATCATGATGGCTCAGGAAAGACAGGTTCATCTCGACCTGACCGCTGAAGTTCATGTAATGGCCGATGCTCACAAACTGAAACAGGTTGTACTCAATCTGTTCCACAATGCAGTACAGCACACCGATTCAGATCGGGGAACCATCAGTATTTCGTTGTATGCCGCTCAGCATAAAGCCGAGTTAACCGTCAAAGATAACGGCTCAGGAATTGAACCGGAGCATCTCCCTCATATCTTTGAACGCTTCTATCGCACAAGCTCTTCCCGTTCTAGAAAACAAGGAGGCGCGGGTCTCGGCCTTGCCATTACCCGTTCGATTGTGGAATCGTATGGAGGGAAAATTACAGTGCGTAGTCAATTAGGTGCAG